The following proteins come from a genomic window of Myroides odoratus DSM 2801:
- a CDS encoding ABC-F family ATP-binding cassette domain-containing protein: protein MITVNDVAVQFGSTTLFSGVSFSINENDKIALMGKNGAGKSTLLKIVAGVDKPSLGVVAAPKEAVIAYLPQHLLTADDCTVFEETSKAFAQIFAMKNEIEQINEELTVRTDYESDAYMKLIERVSELSEKFYSIEEVNYEAEVEKVLKGLGFLREDFTRPTSEFSGGWRMRIELAKILLQKPDLILLDEPTNHMDIESIQWLEEFLITQAKAVMVISHDRAFVDNITNRTIEVTMGKIYDYKAKYSDYLVLRQDRRAHQIKAYEEQQKMIAETTEFIERFKGTYSKTLQVQSRVKMLEKLEIIQVDEVDNSALRLKFPPAARSGQYPVTITEMGKTYGDHVVFKDANMVVERGQKVAFVGKNGEGKSTMIKAIMGEIDYTGSIELGHNIQVGYFAQNQASLLDGDLTIFETVDRIAEGDIRTQIKNILGAFMFSGDDIQKKVKVLSGGEKTRLAMVKLLLEPYNLLILDEPTNHLDMKTKDIIKAALKDFEGTVILVSHDRDFLDGLAEKVFEFGNKRVKEHFEDIKGFLAHKKMESLREIEK from the coding sequence ATGATAACAGTTAATGATGTTGCTGTCCAATTTGGTAGTACAACGCTTTTCAGTGGCGTAAGTTTCTCGATTAATGAAAATGACAAAATTGCCTTAATGGGGAAAAACGGTGCGGGTAAATCCACCTTACTTAAAATTGTAGCAGGAGTAGATAAACCTAGTTTAGGCGTAGTTGCTGCACCAAAAGAAGCCGTAATTGCTTATTTACCTCAGCATTTATTAACTGCAGATGATTGTACTGTTTTTGAAGAAACATCAAAAGCTTTTGCTCAAATCTTCGCGATGAAGAACGAAATTGAGCAAATCAATGAAGAATTGACGGTGCGTACAGATTACGAAAGTGATGCGTATATGAAACTAATCGAACGCGTATCTGAATTAAGTGAAAAGTTTTATTCGATTGAAGAAGTAAACTATGAAGCTGAAGTGGAGAAAGTGTTGAAAGGATTGGGATTCTTACGTGAAGACTTTACACGTCCAACTTCTGAATTCAGTGGAGGATGGAGAATGCGTATCGAATTAGCAAAAATCTTATTGCAAAAACCGGATTTGATTTTATTGGATGAGCCAACGAACCACATGGATATTGAAAGTATTCAATGGTTAGAGGAGTTCTTGATTACACAAGCAAAAGCTGTCATGGTTATTTCTCACGACCGTGCTTTTGTGGATAATATTACTAATCGTACGATTGAAGTAACGATGGGGAAAATTTACGATTACAAAGCGAAATACTCAGATTATTTAGTATTGCGTCAAGATCGTAGAGCGCATCAGATAAAAGCGTATGAGGAACAACAAAAGATGATTGCAGAAACAACAGAGTTTATTGAACGTTTCAAAGGAACGTATTCAAAAACGTTACAAGTACAATCTCGTGTAAAAATGTTGGAAAAATTAGAAATTATTCAAGTGGATGAGGTAGATAACTCAGCTCTTCGCTTGAAGTTCCCTCCTGCGGCACGTTCAGGACAATATCCTGTTACGATTACTGAAATGGGCAAAACGTATGGTGATCATGTTGTGTTTAAGGATGCTAATATGGTTGTAGAAAGAGGGCAAAAAGTAGCCTTTGTAGGAAAGAATGGTGAAGGTAAATCGACGATGATTAAAGCAATCATGGGAGAGATTGATTATACCGGATCGATTGAATTAGGACACAATATTCAAGTGGGGTACTTTGCTCAGAATCAAGCGTCTTTATTAGATGGCGATTTGACTATTTTTGAAACAGTAGACCGCATTGCTGAAGGGGATATTCGTACGCAAATCAAAAACATATTGGGAGCTTTCATGTTCTCTGGTGATGATATTCAAAAGAAAGTAAAAGTACTTTCTGGTGGAGAGAAAACCAGATTGGCCATGGTGAAATTATTATTAGAACCTTACAACTTATTAATCCTGGATGAGCCGACGAACCATTTGGATATGAAAACCAAAGACATCATCAAAGCGGCATTGAAAGATTTTGAAGGTACTGTAATCTTAGTTTCTCACGACCGTGATTTCTTAGATGGATTGGCTGAAAAAGTATTTGAATTTGGCAATAAACGCGTCAAAGAACACTTTGAAGATATCAAAGGATTCCTAGCGCATAAAAAAATGGAAAGTTTACGCGAGATCGAAAAATAA
- a CDS encoding TolC family protein: MKRINLKRFFLLIGGTVLYFSMSGISYGQQLSFADAMRVMNEENSLIKAMEKQEEVHQYEWKAMKGLRSPSVKAFGMGIYMDRSLGLDFNGLRNQVGDFVHLPNSEVLGNWSVDFNKRDMAFGGFMATWPLFTGGKINAAVKAGKLKSEMGEKDLEQTKDKLISELVVRYYTVKLAERALVVRQEVLTGMEKHQHDALKLEENGMIAPVQRMAADVAVSDANREFEAAKKDATLARLALANTMEVEEVTADLSSDFFLLPQLENLEYYQGSASDHYPALQKLALQKELATQGVKAKQSANYPTVVAFGQTILAHNNPISGLDVLYDNNKPWTIGVGVTYTLFEGFKNRNEIRAAKATRESVELFEEKAKADIKMLVAKLYQDIVKQQEQIESLTTQEAMATEYLRVRNKAFVEGFATSTEVVDAELNLSVVKLKKLQAHFNYVANVASLFEYTGLSNEFVQFAK; the protein is encoded by the coding sequence ATGAAAAGAATAAACTTGAAACGTTTTTTTCTGCTTATCGGAGGGACTGTACTTTATTTTTCTATGTCGGGAATTAGTTATGGACAGCAGTTGTCTTTTGCTGATGCGATGCGCGTGATGAATGAGGAGAATAGCTTAATTAAAGCGATGGAAAAACAAGAGGAGGTTCACCAATATGAATGGAAAGCTATGAAAGGCTTGCGTTCGCCTTCGGTGAAAGCTTTCGGAATGGGCATTTACATGGATCGTTCTTTAGGATTAGATTTTAATGGACTTCGAAATCAAGTAGGTGATTTTGTGCATTTACCAAACTCAGAAGTATTAGGAAATTGGTCCGTTGATTTCAATAAACGAGATATGGCTTTCGGTGGTTTCATGGCTACTTGGCCTTTGTTTACAGGAGGAAAGATTAATGCTGCTGTAAAAGCCGGAAAGCTCAAAAGTGAAATGGGAGAAAAGGACTTGGAGCAAACCAAGGACAAATTAATATCTGAACTCGTCGTTCGCTATTACACCGTAAAATTAGCGGAACGTGCTTTAGTTGTGCGTCAAGAAGTATTGACAGGCATGGAAAAGCACCAACATGATGCTTTGAAATTAGAAGAAAATGGCATGATTGCCCCTGTTCAACGCATGGCGGCTGATGTGGCGGTTTCTGATGCGAATCGAGAGTTTGAAGCCGCAAAGAAAGACGCTACTTTGGCGCGTTTGGCTTTGGCAAATACGATGGAAGTAGAGGAAGTAACAGCGGATTTAAGCAGTGATTTTTTCTTACTCCCGCAATTAGAAAATTTAGAATACTACCAAGGATCTGCCTCAGATCACTATCCTGCCTTACAGAAATTAGCCTTGCAAAAAGAATTGGCTACACAAGGAGTAAAAGCGAAACAATCAGCGAATTACCCGACTGTAGTTGCCTTTGGACAGACTATTTTAGCCCATAATAATCCCATCAGTGGACTAGATGTACTTTACGATAATAATAAACCTTGGACCATTGGTGTCGGCGTGACCTATACTTTATTTGAAGGATTTAAAAACAGAAATGAAATTAGGGCAGCCAAAGCAACAAGAGAGAGCGTTGAGCTTTTTGAAGAAAAAGCAAAGGCTGATATCAAAATGTTGGTGGCTAAATTGTACCAAGATATTGTAAAACAACAAGAACAAATAGAAAGTTTAACAACACAAGAAGCAATGGCTACCGAATATCTTAGAGTGCGCAACAAAGCGTTCGTTGAGGGATTTGCTACCTCAACGGAAGTAGTTGATGCAGAATTAAATTTATCTGTGGTGAAATTGAAGAAATTACAAGCGCATTTTAATTATGTAGCGAATGTAGCTTCTCTATTTGAGTACACAGGATTGAGTAATGAATTTGTCCAATTTGCAAAATAA
- a CDS encoding HlyD family secretion protein, with product MKNKVISAIVGIVVVVIVFAVSIWYMSAPQESYIQGQVDATQINVSSKIPGRIDDILVKEGDKVQAGQVLVQISTPEIDAKLQQVEALKAAAQAQDAKANTGARKEEIQAAYNMWQQAKAGADFAQKTYARVENLYKEKVIPAQQKDEAYAKYTAAQEVEKAAHATYQMAKSGARSEDKAAALAVFNQAKGAVEEVLIYKGEGAVKSPQDGEVYTIMPNKGEIVNSGYPIVNLVDLNDLWVNFNIREDLMSKFKMNTKFQAIIPALGNQSIELEVQYIAVQGDYATWSATKAKGDFDMKTFLIKAYPTQKVDGLRPGMSALVVESSLK from the coding sequence ATGAAAAATAAAGTAATAAGTGCTATTGTTGGAATTGTAGTTGTAGTGATTGTTTTCGCTGTTTCTATTTGGTATATGAGTGCTCCACAAGAGAGTTATATTCAAGGACAAGTAGACGCTACTCAAATTAATGTATCTTCTAAGATTCCTGGTAGAATTGATGATATTCTTGTAAAAGAAGGAGATAAAGTACAAGCAGGACAAGTATTGGTTCAGATTAGTACGCCGGAGATAGATGCTAAATTACAACAAGTGGAAGCTTTAAAAGCAGCCGCACAAGCCCAAGATGCGAAAGCAAATACAGGAGCGCGAAAAGAAGAAATTCAGGCGGCTTACAATATGTGGCAACAGGCCAAAGCGGGAGCTGATTTTGCTCAAAAGACCTATGCAAGAGTAGAAAACTTATACAAGGAAAAAGTAATTCCTGCCCAACAAAAAGACGAAGCATATGCAAAATATACTGCAGCTCAAGAAGTAGAAAAAGCAGCACATGCAACCTATCAAATGGCAAAAAGTGGAGCTCGATCTGAAGATAAAGCTGCTGCTTTAGCTGTATTTAATCAAGCGAAAGGCGCAGTGGAAGAAGTGCTAATCTACAAAGGAGAAGGAGCTGTAAAATCACCCCAAGATGGAGAGGTGTATACAATTATGCCGAATAAGGGCGAAATCGTAAATTCAGGTTATCCTATTGTCAATCTAGTAGATTTAAATGATCTATGGGTGAACTTCAATATTCGCGAAGACTTGATGAGTAAGTTTAAAATGAATACCAAATTTCAAGCGATTATCCCTGCATTGGGGAATCAATCGATTGAATTAGAAGTACAGTATATTGCTGTACAAGGGGATTACGCTACATGGAGTGCTACAAAAGCAAAAGGAGATTTCGATATGAAAACCTTTTTGATTAAGGCTTATCCGACACAGAAAGTGGACGGATTAAGACCGGGAATGAGCGCTTTAGTAGTTGAAAGTAGTTTGAAGTAA
- a CDS encoding ABC transporter permease, translated as MSKGFLSLFKEEFKRMLTTPRILVLILGIPLLLFLYYGALLQEGVSRDLPVTILDLDKSSTSRKLASFIDASAAMQIVYEVNDELEGQKTVRRGDSFALIIIPKDFQKNVQKGVKTNVTCYYNGQYLLPAGLIQRDFQTAAGYLAAGVRTISLEQGGLTPNQALAAVAPIKVEEHVLFNPYTSYEYYLGLAFMPMALQIIMLVVSIYVFGVDLKYRKGQELLERANNKIWVVAIAKILPYTLIFMVLGLYMNSYVFYKLSMPFKGNFFVLNAFFFLFILVCQSMGFFLASVMNSLRIALTIGGAYAAVAFSFAGYTFPPEGMSGFVRGVNYVFPFHSYMRFVVNYAIRGISFNAEQAGYLIAFAVFICLGLIGIPFYYKKLQKGGYDA; from the coding sequence GTGAGTAAAGGTTTTTTATCCCTATTTAAAGAAGAGTTTAAGCGAATGCTGACCACACCTCGAATTTTGGTGTTGATTCTCGGTATTCCACTTTTGCTATTTCTATATTATGGGGCTTTGTTACAAGAAGGGGTTTCTCGAGATTTACCTGTAACAATCCTCGATTTAGATAAAAGTAGTACTTCACGTAAACTTGCGAGTTTTATTGATGCCAGTGCAGCGATGCAAATTGTTTATGAAGTAAACGATGAATTAGAAGGACAAAAAACGGTGCGCAGAGGGGATTCTTTTGCTTTAATCATCATACCTAAAGATTTTCAGAAAAACGTTCAGAAAGGTGTAAAAACCAATGTAACGTGTTACTATAATGGGCAATATTTATTGCCTGCAGGATTAATTCAACGCGATTTTCAAACGGCAGCAGGCTATCTAGCAGCTGGAGTTCGAACCATATCCCTAGAGCAAGGCGGATTAACGCCGAATCAAGCACTAGCTGCGGTTGCACCTATTAAGGTGGAAGAGCATGTACTCTTTAATCCATACACCAGTTATGAATATTATTTAGGTTTAGCTTTTATGCCTATGGCCTTGCAAATTATTATGTTGGTCGTATCGATTTACGTTTTTGGTGTGGATTTAAAATACAGAAAAGGACAAGAGTTATTGGAACGCGCCAATAATAAGATTTGGGTGGTGGCTATCGCTAAGATTTTGCCCTATACCTTAATCTTTATGGTGCTGGGCTTGTATATGAATAGTTATGTATTCTATAAATTGAGTATGCCTTTTAAAGGGAATTTCTTTGTGCTCAATGCATTTTTCTTTTTGTTTATTTTGGTTTGCCAAAGCATGGGCTTCTTTCTCGCTTCTGTGATGAATAGCTTGAGAATCGCTCTAACGATAGGTGGTGCTTATGCGGCAGTAGCATTCTCTTTTGCAGGATATACTTTCCCACCAGAAGGAATGAGCGGATTTGTACGTGGCGTAAATTATGTATTTCCCTTTCATTCCTATATGCGTTTTGTTGTGAATTATGCCATTCGTGGTATTTCATTCAATGCTGAGCAAGCAGGCTATTTAATTGCTTTTGCTGTGTTCATCTGTTTAGGATTAATCGGAATTCCGTTTTATTATAAAAAATTACAGAAAGGAGGCTATGATGCTTAA
- a CDS encoding ABC transporter permease: MMLKRWIENWALIIESCKREIQMIFKDSAIVITYIVCVLLVAFVYSYVYSKEVITELPVAIVNQDQSKMSFQIDRMLDATPQLKVDLRTASMDLAQEAFYQEKIKGIIVIPEHFGRDLQKGKVPTLGAYCDASYMLYYKQTLGAVMLTAGTLGGQVEVNKMMAGGMPMKQAAATRRPFDVTAKPLFNINGGYATFLMPAVFLIAIQTLQLNGMGILAGTLREKRSFGQAFAYATGRFSNFFLTIGRSLAYLILSMLMMWIVLGVVMHLFTFPQRGNLLEVTLFLIPFLLAVSFLGMTLANCFKHREDSIMTITLFSIPTLLMTGLSWPTTAFPTAIKVISFFVPSTVGTKGFVALTQFGASLQDIKDLFVQMWLVCLFYFMLAIWTNWRLRRKEGETISQEI; this comes from the coding sequence ATGATGCTTAAGCGATGGATAGAAAATTGGGCCTTGATTATCGAATCGTGTAAGCGAGAGATCCAAATGATTTTTAAAGACTCTGCAATCGTAATCACGTATATTGTCTGTGTACTTCTAGTTGCTTTTGTGTATTCCTATGTGTATTCGAAAGAGGTGATTACAGAATTACCTGTGGCCATTGTCAACCAGGATCAATCGAAAATGAGTTTTCAAATTGATCGCATGTTGGATGCAACACCTCAGCTTAAAGTAGATTTGCGTACAGCGAGTATGGATTTGGCACAAGAAGCGTTTTACCAAGAAAAAATCAAAGGAATAATCGTTATTCCAGAACATTTTGGAAGAGATTTACAAAAGGGGAAAGTACCTACGCTTGGTGCGTATTGCGATGCTTCCTATATGCTATATTACAAGCAAACCCTAGGGGCTGTTATGCTTACAGCAGGAACTTTGGGAGGGCAAGTTGAAGTGAATAAGATGATGGCTGGAGGAATGCCAATGAAACAAGCAGCAGCGACGAGACGTCCTTTTGATGTAACGGCGAAACCGTTATTTAATATCAATGGAGGTTATGCTACATTTCTGATGCCCGCTGTTTTCTTAATTGCGATTCAGACACTACAATTGAATGGAATGGGAATTTTAGCTGGTACGTTACGAGAAAAAAGAAGTTTTGGACAAGCCTTTGCTTATGCAACAGGACGTTTTTCTAATTTCTTCTTGACTATTGGACGAAGTTTAGCCTACCTCATTCTTTCCATGTTGATGATGTGGATTGTATTGGGTGTTGTGATGCACTTGTTTACCTTTCCACAACGCGGAAATCTACTGGAAGTAACGCTGTTTTTGATTCCATTCTTACTCGCAGTTTCCTTTTTAGGGATGACCTTAGCGAATTGTTTTAAACACAGGGAAGATTCAATTATGACGATTACCCTTTTTTCAATTCCTACTTTGTTGATGACTGGCTTGTCTTGGCCAACAACAGCTTTTCCAACGGCCATTAAGGTTATTTCTTTTTTTGTGCCTTCTACTGTAGGAACAAAAGGTTTTGTCGCACTCACTCAGTTTGGGGCTTCGCTACAAGATATCAAGGATTTGTTTGTGCAAATGTGGTTGGTGTGCCTCTTTTATTTTATGCTAGCCATCTGGACGAATTGGCGCTTAAGAAGAAAAGAAGGGGAAACCATTTCCCAAGAGATATAA
- a CDS encoding DUF6929 family protein — translation MRKLTLEFLYHIIGLSAASGLYYAEDKLHLIADDSSYLYHYDIPSKKLNKTALTEDYIGQEHIAKADKPDLESMTFDGINYYLFGSGSKPNRTDLYEIHQMTNEPVSKQSLELLYESMKAFAHMDDADFNIEGVVYDAETWYFFNRGNGPKQQNGVFVVTGESILDNFRITYTPMKLPKLDQVQTGFTDAVLVDQDLYFIATAEDSSSTYADGEIKGSIVGKINTKKMKVEKTKTISTDQKFEGITVYKNNKKEVSFFLCTDPDNPELPTSIYQLTIKK, via the coding sequence ATGAGAAAACTGACATTAGAGTTCCTCTATCATATTATTGGCCTAAGTGCGGCATCTGGTTTGTACTATGCCGAAGACAAACTTCATTTAATTGCAGACGATAGTTCGTATTTATATCATTACGATATACCGTCCAAAAAACTAAATAAAACAGCCCTTACGGAGGATTATATCGGACAAGAGCATATTGCAAAAGCAGACAAACCTGATTTGGAATCCATGACCTTTGATGGAATCAATTACTATTTATTTGGTTCGGGTTCCAAACCCAATCGAACTGATTTGTATGAAATCCATCAGATGACGAATGAACCAGTCAGTAAACAATCTTTGGAATTATTATATGAATCCATGAAAGCCTTTGCTCATATGGACGATGCTGATTTTAATATTGAAGGGGTGGTGTATGATGCAGAAACGTGGTATTTTTTCAATCGTGGCAATGGTCCTAAACAACAAAATGGAGTATTTGTCGTAACAGGTGAAAGCATCTTAGATAATTTTAGAATCACCTATACTCCCATGAAGTTACCAAAATTAGATCAGGTTCAAACGGGATTTACAGATGCCGTTTTAGTGGATCAAGATCTTTATTTTATTGCAACAGCGGAAGATTCTAGTTCTACGTATGCAGATGGTGAAATCAAAGGTTCAATTGTTGGAAAAATCAACACTAAAAAAATGAAAGTTGAAAAGACCAAGACCATTAGTACAGATCAAAAGTTCGAGGGTATAACCGTGTATAAAAACAACAAAAAAGAGGTTTCTTTCTTCTTGTGTACAGACCCTGATAATCCAGAACTACCGACATCAATTTATCAATTAACTATAAAAAAATAG
- a CDS encoding PPK2 family polyphosphate kinase, with translation MSFENKYKAIGKTKLAKLATVPDFELSPKKAIRKLEEVSRHLSKFQELMYAHNRYSFLICIQGMDTAGKDSLIREVFKSFNARGVVVQSFKKPTATELEHDYLWRHYIALPEKGKFTVFNRTHYENVLVSRVHPEIVLHERLPQITSTDQLDEQFWEKRYKEISNFEEHISNNGVVVLKFFLHLGKDEQKKRILRRLGKEKHHWKFAPEDVREREFWDEYQTYYEEAIEKTSTKACPWYVIPADNKELCRYIFASILLEITEQLTDVSLPELPDNIKDNLSKYRERLLNE, from the coding sequence ATGAGTTTTGAAAATAAATATAAGGCAATAGGGAAAACGAAACTAGCCAAGTTAGCTACGGTTCCAGATTTTGAATTGAGCCCTAAAAAAGCCATACGCAAATTAGAAGAAGTAAGTAGACACTTGAGTAAATTTCAAGAATTGATGTATGCGCACAATCGCTACAGTTTTTTGATTTGCATTCAGGGGATGGATACGGCGGGCAAAGATAGTTTGATTCGAGAAGTCTTTAAGTCGTTCAATGCTAGGGGAGTGGTGGTTCAGAGTTTTAAGAAACCGACTGCTACCGAATTGGAACATGATTATTTATGGAGACATTATATCGCTTTGCCAGAGAAAGGAAAATTTACCGTTTTTAATCGCACGCATTATGAAAATGTACTTGTTTCTCGTGTACATCCAGAAATTGTATTACATGAGCGACTGCCACAAATTACGAGTACCGATCAACTAGACGAACAGTTCTGGGAAAAGCGCTATAAAGAAATCAGCAATTTTGAAGAGCATATCAGCAACAATGGAGTAGTGGTGCTTAAATTCTTCTTGCATTTGGGGAAAGATGAGCAAAAAAAACGCATTTTACGTCGATTGGGGAAAGAGAAGCACCATTGGAAATTTGCGCCAGAAGATGTTCGCGAGCGCGAGTTTTGGGATGAATATCAAACGTATTATGAAGAAGCCATTGAGAAAACCTCAACAAAAGCATGTCCGTGGTATGTGATTCCCGCTGATAATAAAGAGCTATGTCGCTATATTTTTGCCAGTATTTTATTGGAAATAACAGAACAATTAACAGATGTTAGTTTGCCGGAATTGCCGGATAATATTAAAGACAACTTGTCTAAGTATAGAGAGCGATTGCTGAATGAATAA